Part of the Deinococcus cellulosilyticus NBRC 106333 = KACC 11606 genome is shown below.
TGATGTCAAAACGCATTCTGTTCGTGCTCACCAGCCATGACGACCTTGCAGGCCTTCGCAAAACAGGGTTTTATGTTTCCGAAGCCGCCCATCCTTTCCATGTCTTCAAGCAGCATGGATACCAGATCGACTTTGTGAGCCCTCTGGGAGGCAAAGCACCCATCAATGGCCTGAACCTTGAAGACCCCCAGCAGAAAGCCTTCATTGAAGACCCAGAAGTGGCCCAGAAGCTGAACGACACAATGACGCCCGATCAGGTGAATCCTGCAGATTACGAAGCGATTTTTTACGTGGGTGGCCACGGGACCATGTGGGACTTCAAGGACAACACCGAACTGGCCCGGATTGCTGCCAGCATTTACGAGCAGGGTGGCGTGGTTTCGGCAGTCTGCCATGGTCCCGCAGGCCTGGTGAACATTCGCCTCTCAGATGGTCAATCCCTTGTGGCAGGCAAAAACGTTGCTGCCTTCACCAATGCAGAAGAGGCTGCCCCAGGCCTCACCGGTGTGGTGCCCTTCCTGCTGGAAAGTGCGCTGATTGAGCGTGGAGCAAACCACATTCCTGCTCCCCTGTGGGCCAACAATGTGCAGGTTTCAGAACGTCTGGTCACAGGGCAGAATCCAGCCTCTGCAACGGGTGTGGCAGAGGCTGTGGTGAAGTTGCTTGAAAAACAACCTGCCCAGGTCTAAATTCCAGCTTTGACCATCAAAAAGAGGATCAGGACAGGTTTTCGCACACTCCCCTGTCCTGATCCTCTTTTGTGTTTTATGGGCTGTGCTTACAGGGCTTCAAACACCCCAGCGGCACCCATGCCTCCACCAATGCACATGGTCACCACGCCGTACTTGCCTCCACGGCGCTTCAGTTCGTGCAGGATGGTGGCGGTGAGTTTTGCACCAGAGCAACCCAGGGGGTGACCCAGCGCAATGGCTCCACCGTTCACGTTCAGTTTTTCTTCCGGGATGCCCAGTTCACGCACCACTGCGAGGGCCTGGGCCGCAAAAGCCTCGTTCAGCTCAAACAGGTCAATGTCGTCCATGGTCAGACCCACCTGCTGCAGCACTTTGGGCACAGCTTTGACAGGCCCGATGCCCATGTACTCGGGCTCCACGCCGCCCACCGCAAAGCCCAGGAAACGCCCGATGGGTTGCAGTCCGAGTTCATCGGCTTTCTCGCGGCTCATGATCAGGACCGCAGCAGCACCATCGCTGAAAGGGCTGGCATTGCCTGCAGTGACACTTCCACCCTGTTTGAAGGCGGGTTTCAGGCCTGCCATGCTTTCCAGGCTTCCATCTTTGCGGATCAGTTCGTCGTTCTCAAACAGGACCGTTTCACTGACCACTTTGGTTCCCTTGTATTTGTCCACCCGGACAGGCACAGGCACCACTTCGTCTTTGAACTTGCCCTCTTCCTGGGCTTTTGCAGCTTTCTGGTGGCTGGCCAGAGCAAACCTGTCCTGGTCCTCACGGCTGATGCCGTATTTTGCAGCAATGTTTTCTGCAGTCAGACCCATGCCGATGTATGCACCAGGACGGGTGTCCATCAGGGTGGGGTTGGGGCTGGGGTTGTGTCCACTCATGGGCACCATGCTCATGGATTCCACGCCTCCGGCCAGCATCACATCGGCCTGACCGGTCTGGATCGCAGCACCCGCCATGGCAATGGTCTGCAGCCCAGAAGAGCAGAACCGGTTGATGGTCACTCCACCCGTGGTGTCAGGAAAACCTGCACGCAGGGCGGCCAGACGGGCAATGTTCAGGCCCTGCTCGGCTTCGGGAATGGCACACCCGAGATACACATCTTCCACCAGGGCTTTGTCGATTCCGGCACGCTTGACGGCTTCCTCCAGAGCGAGGGCAGCCAGATCATCTGGGCGGGTGTTGGCCAAGGTTCCTTTGATTCCTCTTCCTACCGGAGTCCGGACGGCACTCACGATCACAGCTTCGCGCATAATGCTTCTCCTTCTCAGGGCTGATGCCTGAGTCAAACTGAATCTCGAAACTTGAAGTCGGGTTCCTGGATCACAAACAGGTCCTGTCGGTAGACATCAACCATTGCCACATTGACTGCCACTTTGTGAAAAATCCAGACACCCTCACTTGAGGTTTTGCGAGAATACTCAAAGCAGTAAACCTTTTCGGATTCAAGTCCAAAGGTTTTCCTGATATAGCCTCTGCAATATGTGGCATGGTATCTGTCCTCTTCTCGCTCGAAACGGACTTCTCCATAAGCAAAAGGAGAAAGGAAACGATCGTGGGATTCAAAAACATCTCTTCCTTTGAATCTTTCACTGGAAGACAAAACATGGGTATGGAGCAGTGTTTTGTCTTCCTTGTCCAGCAATGCAGGAAGTTTTACGGCCAGAGGAAGACGATTCACCAGAGCACCACCTTCAGCACCTCTGTGTTTCTTTCCCCAGCTGATTGAAACCACCTGAACCACCAATAGCATGCGTTTCTCTCCTGCCTTCTGCAAATCCCCTATCAATTCCTCAGCGGTTTCCCCGTCTTCAGCATGTGTGCAATCCTCTCCTGCGTCTTGCGCTTGCCGCACAGATAAAGGAAGTTCTCCCGTTCCAGATCCAGCAGGAATTGCTCGCTTACACGGGCGTTTCTGTTGTTGGTGCGTCCACCACAGAGCACACGGGCCACAGCCAGAGAGACTTCCTGATCGTGTTCGCTGGCAAATCCACCTTCCACCATGCCGTAGAGGGCACTTCGGATGGCTGCGTAGCCGTTTTCGCCCATGACGGGGATGTCCTGTCTGGGGGTGGGAGCCACGTAATTGCGAGCGAGTTCGAGAACTTTGGCCTTGGCATCCTGAATCAGGCGATCCCGGTTCATGCTGATGCCGTCGCTGTCGCGCAGGTAGCCCAATTTTTTGGCTTCCAGTGCGCTGGTGCTGGTTTTGGCCAGTGCAATGGTTTCAAAGGCGCGTTGCAGAGCAGGAAGCAGAGGTGCATTCGCAGGAAGTTCATCCACGAAACGCAGGTACATTTCCTTGGTTCCACCACCACCGGGAAGGAGACCCACACCGACCTCCACCAGGCCCATGTAGGTTTCTGCACTGGCCTGGGTGTGATCGCCATGCAGGGAGAACTCACAGCCACCCCCGAGGGTCAGGTTGAAGGGGGCCACAACGGTGGGGTGTGGGCTGAAGCGCAGGGAGGTGGTGGCACGCTGGAACTGGCGGATTGCCATGTCGATTTCGTCCCAGTCCCCGTTCTGGGCATTCATCAGGATCAGAGGGAGGTTGGCTCCAGCACTGAAGTTGTCTCCCTGGTTGCCCATCACGAGGCCCACAAAGCCCTGTTCTTCGATGATCTTGTGCGCGGTGAAGACCATGTTGATGGCGTCTTCTCCCAGACTGTTCATCTTGCTGTGGAATTCCAGCAAGAGCACACCATCGCCAATGTCCACCAGACTGGCACCAGGTCGAGATTTAACCACTCTGGTGGCGTCTTTCTTGAGGTCCTTGAGGATCATGTAGGGGGCCTCGTACTTCTCAGGCTGTCCCTTCACATCCACCACTTCACCGTCCTGGTAGAAGGAGGTGCGCCCGCTGTCTTTCATGGCCTGCAAGAGAGGTGGCAGGGTGCGACCCTCTTTTTCCAGATAGGAGATCACGTTCTGTACGCCCAGGGCGTCCATGGTCTCGAAAGGACCCATCTCCCAGCCAAAACCCCATTTGAGGGCGTTGTCGATGTCCACAATGGTGTTGGAGACATTCCCGGCCATTTTCGCGGCGTACCAGAAGGTGTCCATCATGACTTTGCGCATGAATTCGCCGTACTTGCCTGGCAGCTGGGTCAGGCCTTTGATGCGCTCAGGGAGAGGTTGACCTTTGATGGGTTCGAGTTCCGCCAGACGGGTTTTGCCCTTGTTGACGTACTCCATGGTCTCGGGATCAAGGGTGAGGATGACACTCTTGCCATTTTCCTTGACCTTTTTGTAGAAGCCCTGTCCGGTCTTGTCTCCGAGGCGCTTCTGTTCAATCATCTGCAGGAACATGGGGGTGAGGGTGAAGTCCTCATCTTCAGGGGTGGCTTTTTGCAGGTCGCCAGCCACATGAAACAGCACGTCCAGACCGGTCAGGTCAGCGGTGCGCATGGTGGCGCTCTTGGGGCGTCCCATGATGGGTCCGGTCAGGGCGTCCACCTCATCGATGGAGATTCCGGTGTCCTGCATGTGCTTGAGGGTGCGCACCATCCCGTAGACCCCGATGCGGTTGGCCACAAAGCCAGGAACATCATTGGCATTCACAATGCCTTTTCCGAGCACCTTGTCGCCAAATTCGGAGATGGTTTTGACCACGTCGGGATCGGTGCTGGGGGTGGGGATCACTTCCAGAAGGTGCAGGTATCTGGGAGGGTTGAAGAAGTGGGTGCCCACAAACTGGCGTTTGAAAGCATCGCTGCGCCCTTCAATCTGCAGGTGCATGGGGATGCCCGAACTGTTGCTGGACACAATGGTGGTGGGTTTCACCAGACCGTCCAGTTTTTCCCACAGGGCTTTTTTGGCGTCAAGCTTCTCAATGATGGCTTCCACAACCCAGTCCACGTTTGCGAGGTCTTTCAGGTTGTCTTCGAGGTTGCCGATTCTGATCAGTTTGGCCCGGTCTTTATCCATAAAGGCGGCTGGACTGGCTTTCAGGGCACGGTCCAGACCCTGTTTGGCAAGGAAGTTGCGGTCTTTCTGGTCAGGGAGCACGATGTCGAGCAGCAGGGTGGGAATGCCAGCATTGGCCAGGTGGGCCGCAATGGCAGCACCCATGGTCCCTGCTCCAATCACGGCAGCGGTTTTTACTTTCATGAGGTCATCTCCTCTTGTGAAAATTGAACTAAGTATAATTTTAGGCCGTATCCAGATTTTTGTCCAGTGGGTCCAGCCACCTGAACAGCATGTTCCATTTCCAGAGACATGCACACCCGGGCAAAGACAAAGCCTCCCACGACAGGGAACAGATCAGACAAGAGGGGAGCGCATCCAGCATACCCATTTGTGCCCACAGACATCATGAACCTCACTTCAATTGATGAGGAGAACCTCAAGAATTCGGCCCTGCAACTGTAAAAAAGCTCCAAGAGTCCAGTGCAGCAACTTCCTAGACTGACCCTATGGGACTCCTAGACTCACTTGGACAGCTTCTCGGAAACAACAGCAACATCCTCAGAATTCTCTTCATGCTGCTGCAGCAATCTGGAGGCCTCGAAAACCTGCTCTCCAAACTTCAACGTGGCAATGAAAGCACCCGACATGCCGTCGGGAGCTGGGTCAATACAGGTCCAAACGCCCAGATCAGTGTGCCTGAACTTGAAAGTGCCCTCGGCCCTGAAACCATTGACAAAGTCTCTGGTCAAACCGGAATGGACCGCAATGAACTCTTAACCCTGGTCGCCCAGAACCTGCCCCAGTTCATTGACCAGCTCACCCCGGACGGCAGCGTCAACCACAACACCCATGCCCTGGTCACCCAGGCCCAGGAAAAACTGGACGTTCCCCGCCTATGAAAAAAAGTGCCACACCCCGGGTCACGGTGTACGGCACCTCCTGGTGCAGCGACGTGCGCGGCATCCGTGCATATCTGGAGACCATCGGGGTGCGGTACACCTACATCGACATTGAGCAGGATGAAGCAGCAGCCATGTTGCTGGAAAAACTTTATGAAGGGAAAAGGCGCATTCCAACCGTTGCCATCGGGCAGGATTATCGCCATGTGCCCAGAATCTGGGACCTGAACGTGATGCTGAACCAGCACGGACTGCTGGACATTCGCGCGGGGTGATTACGCCACCCGCCGCGCCGCCACCCAGGTCAGCAGTGACACCCCGACCAGCATCAGGAAGGTCAGTTTGAGGGGAATGTCCAGGGCAAGGTCTGCATTTTTGCTCCATGCCACCAGTGCTCCGCCAATGCCTGCAGATAGGGCGGCCAGCAGCACTTCTGCACTGTTGAGCTGAGAGGAGACCTTGCCGGATTCGCCTTCTTTCACCTGTCCCAGAATGATCAGGCTGTTGGTGGCGTAGCCCAGACCCATGCCGAGTCCGGCCATGGCCCACCCCAGCACCACAGTCAGACTGGGAAGCAAACCGACAATGCTCAGACCTGAGATGGCAATGCCCACGGTGAGCAGGGCCATGCCCAGTCGCACCCTGAAGACCCTGCGTTCAGGGCCTTCTCTGGAATCCATGCGGGCCTGAAGAATGGAGCCCACTGACCAGGAGACGCCCCCCACGGTGAGCAGCAGACCCGCCTGGGTGACCGTAAACTTCTGGATCTCGATCAGTCCAAGAGGCATGAAGGCTTCCGATCCAAAGAAAGCAAAGGCACTGCATCCCCTCACGATGATCCCTGAGGGAATGCCCCTTGCAAAGCGGAAAATGCCTGAGGGCAGAATTTCACGGGAGGCGAGTGCAGTGAGCAGCACCCCTGTGAGGGTGACTGGCCACATCCAGATGCTCTGCTGCCAGGAGAGCCCGGCCAGCAACACGGCGGCCCCAACGGCAAGCAAAATGCTGAACCCAAAACGCCGGACATTGAAAGGAGGCGGGTTGCCGACTGGCTTTGTGGAATGCTGCAGGGTGGGGATGGTCAGGAAACCCACCAGAATCAGCAGGGGCACCACACTGTAGAACACCATGTGCCACGAGGAGGCTGCAGCAATTGTGCTTGCCAGAATCGGGCCAAACAGTGAGGGCAGCACCCAGGCACTCGAAATGCTGGCCAGCAGTTTTGCCCTGAGGTGATCGGGATAAAGCTGGCTCATGATGCTGAAGGGCACAGCATTGAGACCTCCAGCTCCAAATCCTTGCAGGAAACGGCCCAGGACAAAAGCCGCCATGTGTCCTGCAGACCCTGCCACCACCAGTCCCAGACCGAAAATCAACAGGAAGATGGCGAAGGGTTTTGCTGACCCCATGCGGTCGATGAGTTCTCCACCAACAATGGTGCCAATGATGTTGCTGAGCAGAAAAGCACTGAACGCCCAGCCATAGTAACTGAGACCATCCAGAGACTTCGCCACCTCAGGAAGAATGGTGGCCACGGCCATGGCTTCAAAAGCGGTGGTCAGGATGGCCAGCAACAGCCCAATGGTGACATTGCGGTATCTGGGGCTGAACAGGCTGCGGTCTTCTGGGGGCATGGTGGGGAGGGAGGACATCGTGGGGTCAGCCTGACACATTCTGTATCCAGGATGCATCGACCATTACGCTTAATGGACAGGACCACACTTCGTTCGGCCCAAAATCAAAGTTTCAGTGTTGTTATGGGGGTTTTCCCCATTGACAGATGAAAAAACCGTTACATTCTAAGTACATAGTAAGAACACTGTCAGTGCAGAATTGTTACACAGGAGTCAGATGCTCTTCGGACAATTCTCTTCTGGATGCTGCATCATCCACACCTCAACCCACCTGCAAGGGTGCCTGAAACGCACCTCAACATCACCTGAGGGATAGGAGCTGGTCACATGAAGATCAACAACTACAGTGTCGAAGTCAAACAGGAGCTGTCCGACGAGGAATTTGTCATCCTGGCAAGCAATCTCACCACCAACATCCTGCACGACAGCATGGTCTACTCCAAGCCCGTCACCGTGCAGCACAACGACGAGAACAAAAAATGTCTGGTGGCCTCTCTGGAACGCCTGCGCAGTGACGTTCCGCTGTCCAACAGCCCATCCAACGGCAATGAGCTGAAGGTGGACTTCGCAGAAATCTGGGAATGAATCAAAATCAAAAATCCAGCCAGCCTTTATGGGGCTGGCTTTCTTTTTTGGAATGCAAGAGGCCGAGGGCCGAGAGCAGACCACTTTACAGCGCATTTCAAGTCAAGAGAGGGTTAAAGACATCCTGCACCAATCGTGGCTTGAAGGCTGAAGTTGGATTCTTGCTTCATTGATCCAGGGAAATCTAATGTCGGGGTTGAGCAACAGAGGAGCCCACACAGCTGCTCAAGACAAGATTTCGTCTTTTCAGTGGCCCTCGGCTCTCGGCTGTACAAAGCCTTCTGCTTCACCTGATGTGCGTCACCAGCACACCAATGCCCTCAACTTCGACCTCCACGCGGTCTCCCCTGTTCAGCGGTCCAACGCCATCGGGGGTGCCTGTGATGACCACATCTCCGGGTTCCAGGGTCATAAAAGCAGAAACGTATTCCAGCACGGTGGGGATGTCGAAGATCATCTGTTCGGTGTTACCGTCCTGGCGGGTTTCTCCGTTCACGCGGGTCATCACCTGCAGGTGAAAGGGGTCAAGTTCGGTTTCGATCCAGGGACCGAGCGGGCAGAAGTGGTCGGCGCTCTTGCCTCTGAACCACTGCAGGTCTGAACGCTGTTTGTCTCTGGCGGTGATGTCCAGTGCGCAGGTGTAACCATAAACATAATCCAGCGCGTCTTCTTTGCGGATGTGTTTTGCACGTCGAGAGATGACCAGGCCAAGTTCACCTTCAAAGTGCAGGTTCTCGGTCCAGGAGGGGTACTCCACTTCCTGCTCAGGGTCTGCCAGGGTGTTGGGGGCTTTGAGGAAGAGTCCGGGCTCTTTGGGCAGGTCCCCAGTGGCGGGCATGTTGCCCAGTTCCTTGATGTGATCGGCATAATTGCGGCCCACGCAAACAATCTTGCTGGGAGTTGCTGGTGCGAGGAGTTTCACCTGGGTGGCGTCAAAATTGACTGCAGTCCGTTCTCCCATGAATCCGGTCAGGACGTGAACAAGCTGGTGGTCGAGCTCTCCCCAGTAGGTGTGGCCGTCTTTTTCAAATCGAACAATGCGCATGTCTCAGCCTCTTTCAGTTGGTTTTGCGCCCATTCTAACCTTTCAGGAGAAAGAGCAGTCCAGAGGTAGCGGAAGGGTTTCTGGAGGCCCCTCACAAACTCATCCAGACCTCTTTATATTGGGTGCATGAAAGCTGCTCCAGTTTTTCTTTCCATGGTCGTGCTCGGTTCTGCTGCACTGGCAGGTGGAGGCCTCCCAGAGAAAACCTCTGCCTGGTACCGCTGCGAAGATGGTACACGTGTTCAGGCGACTTACCACAATCCACCGTCCAGAGAATCTTTTGTGAACCTTCGCTGGAAAAACAAAAGTGTTCAGTTGCCTCTTGCCATTTCTGGAAGTGGAAGCCGTTACTCAGATGGAAAACTGGAATGGTGGGTTGCTGGAAATGCCAGCACAGGCTGGAAAGAAGTGGGCATGCTGCACAGGCTGAATTCCAGGACTGGCCAGATGGATGTTGTGATTTATCAGGAGTGCAAACTGCTTTGAATCCAACTCGGCCTGATGGCGCTTTTCTGCTGTCCATGATTCACCTTCTGTTGCTGAACGCTGACAGCTGACCGCTGAAAGCTTCTCCATAACCGACCCAGAGTCATTTATCTTTTTGACAATTCAGGATATGATGGGTCCCATGTCTGTCCCCAGTTTTGTTCGCACCGACGAAGTCCTTTCCGAGCGTTACACCAGCGCACGGGCGCTCGAACACGAAATGGCACACGGCAACACCGACCTGATCCGTGCCCTTACCATTCTGGGCTGTGTGGGGCCTTTCAAAACCGTCAGTCCCTGGGAATACCAGGACCCCAGCGGAAAACGCCTGATCAACACCGGAGGGTACTCTGCTGTGCCTTTCGGGGATGGCTATCCTCCGCTGGTGCAATTTATGCAGAACTACCTGGAGCACCTGCACACCATCGGCCTTCCACAGCAATCCGCCTCCACCTGGAGGGCTGCACTGGAGCACAATCTGGTGAAACTGCTGGCTTCTCAGGATGCCAGCCATGCAGATTCCAAAGTGTTCTTCTCCAATTCCGGGGCAGAGGCCAACGAGGCCGCCATCAAATTTGCCAAAGCGACCCGTCCAAAGGCCAAACACATCCTGAACTTTCGCAGGGCTTACCACGGCAAGACCCAGATGACCATGTCCCTGACCCCGAATCCAGCGATTCAGAAGGATTTCGGTCCACTGGAGCCCAACATCCACACCCACCCTTATGGGGATCTGGATGCTGTGAAATCCACCATCAAAAAGCTGGGCTCAGACAATGTGGTCGCCATCATTCTGGAGCCTCTGCAAGGTGAAGCAGGGGTGATTCTGCCGCCAGAAGGCTTCCTCAAGGGCATCAGTGACATCTGCCAGGCCACCGGGATCATTTTGATTGTGGATGAGATCCAGTCCGGTCTTGGCCGGGTGGGAAGCTGGTTTGCCAGCATTGATGGGGGCATGAGCCCCGACATCATCACCCTTGCCAAACCTCTGGGTGGGGGAATGTCTGCTGTGGGGGCGACCCTTTACCGCAAATGGATTTTCGACAAAGTGCTGGGAGGGCTGGACTGCAAGCGCCACTCCAACACCTTTGGTGGGAACTCCCTTGCCATGGCGGTGGGCCTGAAATCCCTGGAAATCCTGGTGGATGAAAACCTGCCCGAGCGCTCTGCCCGCATGGGGAAAATTGCACTGGACCGACTGAAGGGCATCCAGCAGAAATACCCCGAGTTCATCACCGAGGTGCGTGGCAAGGGAATGCTGATGGCGATGGTCTTTCGGGACATCTCTAAACTGGGTCTGATCCAGGCCAACAAGGATCTCGCCGAACTGGTGGCAGAAGCATCGGGCCTGCTGGCCCTCAGGCAGTTCTACCAGAATGGCCTGATCCTCAACTTGAGTCTGAACAGCACCCGTACCCTGCGCATGACCCCAGCGCTGACCATGCCTGAAGACCTTTTTAACGAAATGCTGAACCGGGTGGAAGTGACCGCCAGACGCAATCCCAGGGCAAGCCGCCTGCTGGTGAACACTCCACCCAAAACCCTCATGGATCTTGTGAAATTTGCAACGTAAGTGAATTTGTGACAGCCCGGAGTTCCGGGCTGTTCTTTTGTGCATCACACGTCAAGGGCGAAAAGGGGAAGTCAAAACTTCGTTACCGAGGCAGTACCGATTTTGGATGAAAAAAAACAAAATCTGGTAAACCACTTTTAATTTGACTTTTTTCTTGACTGGCACATGAATTTAACGGTTTACGTCTGCTCGCACTTCCCGGTAAACAAGTGGTGTAGTGGGTGTTAAACTTAACCCTAGGAAAATCAAACGGTCCGGTTTAATTCTCGAACCCACATGCAGGTTCATCAAAGGAGTTTGTGCAATGACTACCACTCCCATCGCCCGAGGACTAGAAGGCGTGGTCTTCACCGAGAGTAAACTCACCTTCATTGATGGTGAAAAAGGCATCCTGACCCACCTGGGCATTCCGATCCAGGAATGGGCCGAAAGCTCCAGCTTCGAAGAGCTCTCCTACGCCCTGCTGCACGGCAGACTGCCCAATGCCAAAGAGCTGGACCATTTCGACCACGATCTGCGCCAGCACCGCTACGTTCCCCAGGAACTCATTGAAAACATCAAGCTGTATCCACGCCGCATGAACCCCATGCAGGCCCTGCGCACCGCAGTGAGCCACCTGGGCATGCTGGACCCCCACAGCGAGGACGACACCCACGAAGGCCGTTACCGCATCGGGGTGCACCTGATCGCGCAATTTGCCACCATCATTGCTGCCATTGCCCGCGTGAAGGAAGGCAAAGAGCCCGTGGCCCCCAGAAAAGATCTGGGCCACGCCGCCAACTTCCTGTACATGCTCAAAGGTCACGTCCCCACCGAAGAAGAAGCCCGTCTCTTCGACATGGCCCTGATTCTGCACGCCGACCACAGCATGAACGCCTCCACCTTCACGGCCATTGCCACCATCTCCACCCTGTCTGACATGTACAGTGCCATCACCAGTGCTGTGGGCTCCCTCAAAGGCCCCCTGCACGGTGGAGCCAACGAGGCCGTCATGGACATGCTGGACGACATTGGCAGCCTGAGCCACGTGGACGATTACATTGGCGGCAAACTGGAGCGCAAAGAGAAGATCATGGGCGTGGGTCACCGCGTCTACAAATACTTCGATCCCCGCAGCCGCGTTCTGCGTGATTACGCTGCTCTGGTGGCCGAGAAGCAGGGCAAGAGCAACTACTACCAGATGCTTGAGCGCATCGAAGGCATCGTGCTGGAGAAACTGAGCGCCAAGAAGCTCTACCCCAACGTGGACTTCTACAGTGGTGTGGTGTACTCCGACCTCGGCATCAAGAAGGAGTTCTTCACCCCCATTTTCGCCCTTGCCCGCATCAGTGGCTGGGTGGCCAGTGTGCTGGAGTACGTCGAGCACAACCGCCTGCTGCGTCCCAACGCCCTGTACACCGGTCCTGTGGACCAGCACTACGTCGAAATCGAAAAGCGCTGATTCACATCGCAACAAAGCGCAACACCCCACCCGTGCAGAAATGCA
Proteins encoded:
- a CDS encoding citrate/2-methylcitrate synthase, encoding MTTTPIARGLEGVVFTESKLTFIDGEKGILTHLGIPIQEWAESSSFEELSYALLHGRLPNAKELDHFDHDLRQHRYVPQELIENIKLYPRRMNPMQALRTAVSHLGMLDPHSEDDTHEGRYRIGVHLIAQFATIIAAIARVKEGKEPVAPRKDLGHAANFLYMLKGHVPTEEEARLFDMALILHADHSMNASTFTAIATISTLSDMYSAITSAVGSLKGPLHGGANEAVMDMLDDIGSLSHVDDYIGGKLERKEKIMGVGHRVYKYFDPRSRVLRDYAALVAEKQGKSNYYQMLERIEGIVLEKLSAKKLYPNVDFYSGVVYSDLGIKKEFFTPIFALARISGWVASVLEYVEHNRLLRPNALYTGPVDQHYVEIEKR